In a single window of the Papaver somniferum cultivar HN1 chromosome 8, ASM357369v1, whole genome shotgun sequence genome:
- the LOC113303808 gene encoding BURP domain-containing protein 3-like isoform X2, whose product MLTKSFIPKTAADLVQEKNTYIGVAKGGVVVDTPKPGGSGTSVGVGKGGVVVDTGRPGTSVGVGKGGVVVDTQKPGGLGASVDIGGGGVIVDAQKPGATSVGKGKGGVTVDIGKPGGPWISVDIGGGGVIVDTGKPGGSGTSVGVGKGGVSVDTHQGGSNTGTKPGVPVATSSPKT is encoded by the exons ATGTTGACGAAATCTTTTATCCCGAAAACGGCTGCAG ATCTTGTACAAGAAAAGAACACTTATATTGGTGTAGCGAAAGGCGGTGTCGTTGTGGATACACCAAAACCAGGAGGATCAGGAACTTCAGTTGGTGTGGGGAAAGGCGGTGTCGTTGTGGATACAGGAAGACCAGGAACTTCAGTTGGGGTAGGAAAAGGTGGTGTCGTAGTGGATACACAGAAACCAGGAGGATTAGGAGCTTCAGTAGATATAGGCGGAGGTGGTGTCATTGTGGATGCACAAAAACCAGGAGCAACTTCAGTTGGCAAAGGGAAAGGTGGTGTCACTGTAGATATAGGAAAACCAGGAGGACCATGGATTTCAGTAGATATAGGGGGAGGTGGTGTCATTGTGGATACAGGAAAACCAGGAGGATCTGGAACTTCAGTTGGTGTAGGGAAAGGAGGTGTAAGTGTTGACACACACCAAGGTGGATCAAATACTGGGACAAAACCAGGAGTGCCTGTTGCTACCTCAAGTCCCAAAACCTGA
- the LOC113303807 gene encoding cullin-1-like — protein sequence MGSNLRLQEGWPIIQNEMSKLINTLEGVPDSPNYGSIYSTVYTMCKQSPPFDECKGLYSRYEGVYEEYLKSKVLPAIQEKKNDDVSMLQEFVKSTEEKLLKQVPSQVLPESSQQILEKEVQSDASDSDLTW from the exons ATGGGAAGCAACCTTCGTCTGCAAGAAGGATGGCCGATCATTCAGAATGAGATGTCAAAGCTGATTAATACTCTTGAAGGTGTTCCTGATTCACCAAACTACGGTTCAATCTACTCAACAGTTTACACTATGTGCAAACAGAGCCCTCCTTTTGATGAATGCAAAGGGCTTTACAGTAGATACGAAGGTGTTTATGAGGAATACTTGAAATCAAAAGTTTTACCAGCCATTCAAGAGAAGAAGAATGATGATGTGTCTATGTTGCAAGAATTTGTCAAGAG TACTGAGGAGAAGTTGTTGAAACAAGTTCCAAGTCAGGTGCTGCCTGAAAGCTCCCAACAAATTCTTGAAAAGGAGGTGCAATCTGACGCTAGTGATAGCGATTTAACCTGGTGA
- the LOC113303808 gene encoding BURP domain-containing protein 3-like isoform X1 produces the protein MKLHFIVASLLIIAVILTQCAERSYATHPSEVYRRKMLTKSFIPKTAADLVQEKNTYIGVAKGGVVVDTPKPGGSGTSVGVGKGGVVVDTGRPGTSVGVGKGGVVVDTQKPGGLGASVDIGGGGVIVDAQKPGATSVGKGKGGVTVDIGKPGGPWISVDIGGGGVIVDTGKPGGSGTSVGVGKGGVSVDTHQGGSNTGTKPGVPVATSSPKT, from the exons atgaagttacatttcatcgTTGCTTCCCTGCTT ATCATAGCAGTAATACTAACTCAATGTGCAGAAAGAAGTTATGCAACTCATCCTTCTGAAGTCTACCGGCGCAAGATGTTGACGAAATCTTTTATCCCGAAAACGGCTGCAG ATCTTGTACAAGAAAAGAACACTTATATTGGTGTAGCGAAAGGCGGTGTCGTTGTGGATACACCAAAACCAGGAGGATCAGGAACTTCAGTTGGTGTGGGGAAAGGCGGTGTCGTTGTGGATACAGGAAGACCAGGAACTTCAGTTGGGGTAGGAAAAGGTGGTGTCGTAGTGGATACACAGAAACCAGGAGGATTAGGAGCTTCAGTAGATATAGGCGGAGGTGGTGTCATTGTGGATGCACAAAAACCAGGAGCAACTTCAGTTGGCAAAGGGAAAGGTGGTGTCACTGTAGATATAGGAAAACCAGGAGGACCATGGATTTCAGTAGATATAGGGGGAGGTGGTGTCATTGTGGATACAGGAAAACCAGGAGGATCTGGAACTTCAGTTGGTGTAGGGAAAGGAGGTGTAAGTGTTGACACACACCAAGGTGGATCAAATACTGGGACAAAACCAGGAGTGCCTGTTGCTACCTCAAGTCCCAAAACCTGA